The Gammaproteobacteria bacterium genome includes the window CCAACGATTCTTAAGAATAGTTCGAATCCTGATTCTTGGATAGGAATCGAACTGATTTGTAATAATCGATTCGATTATGGTGCTAAACTAATTTATAACAAAAGCAATAATGAAGTCATATACAAATCAATTCATACCGATGGAAGCTATGCTTCATCTATCGACCCTAGGGTACAATTTTATAACCCTAAAGATAACGATGTTGTTGAAGTGCAATGGTTATCAGGACAAAAGAGTTCTATAAATATTTCTGAATTAAATAAGAATCAATATAACGACATTCGTTGTGATTGACCTGTTTAAGGTAAGACAAGGTAAAGTTTTAAAACCCTATAAAAAAAGCCTGTTGCAAAAGCAACAGGCTTTTTTTGTTACTTAAAAACTTAATTTAAATAAACTTTTTTCTATATACAACTACAGCAGCTGATAATGTTGCCAATAGTAATAACATCAAGCCATAGAAATTAGTTGATGGAATCACAGGAGGAACATAAGCACCGGCAACTGTCACAGGCCATGAGAATGAGCCTGTTGTGTTATCATTTTCGAAAGTACAAGTTAAAGTGCTTGAAAAGCTACCATTGTCAGGAGGTGTATTGGCAGCCAATGAGACAACAGTTGATCCTCCAGGTGCAACAGGACCGGCCGGATTGCCAGAAGTCACAGAAAACTCAGCCGCATCGCCACCGGCAAATGAACAACTAATATTTGCCAAATCTGTATCAGCTCCAGCATCATTACCAATTGTTAGGTTATAAGCTGCACCCATTCCAAAATTTAAAGTAGATCCATCTGATGGTGTCGATGTTGCAATAGCACCAATGGCAATTGTGAAGTTTAAATTTGCACTGCATAAATTTCCCGAGTCACCTAAGCCACCATCACCAACGCAAACCTGCCAGTTACCAGCAGCTTGAAGACCAACAAAGTCTGCAAAGCTCGTGCCAGGACCTGTATCAGGTGCAGGTGCATATTCGCATAAACCGTCATCCCCACACACAAACTGTGTGCCAATAATAGTGCTACCCATAAGTTCTGCAGAAGTTGCACCACCATCACGGAAAGTTAATGTATCAGCAAGTTGGAGATCTGAAGAGTCACCACAACAATCAGAACCATCATCAGCTGGCTCTGCAAATCCGGGTCTGCTCATTAGAGTTAATGTTGTGTTGTCAGGAGCAACTACTTTATAGGTTAAATCTCCAATCCAAGTATGCTCCATGGTAATCTCAGCATTTAAATCGGTAATAACTCCACCAGGTCCTGCTATTGTAATGCAAGCCATTGATGCTATACTACCATCATATCCATCATCCGGAATGATAGTACAACCACCACGAGGTAATAAATCAATAGACTCACCACCAGTCTTCGTCTCTTGAGCAAAAGCCCCGACACTTAAAAATAAAATAAATAAAACAAATATACGCACAAAAAATTCCTCCCATAAAGGTAATTGATTAATTCTCAACTTAATTATATACAGTTTCGTTTGCAAATTTGAAGTATTTCAAAGAAAAATAACAAAGTTTTAATAAATAGAACAATCCTCGGCCCAATATATCTTCAATATAATACTTTTGGCTAATGACTTTAAGATCGAAAAATAGGATAATACGCACGATTTTTTCGACGGAGTGATAATCAGCCGTCCAAACACAACAATCAAAGGGGTTATTTCATGAGCAATTCATTCAATACTGCCACTACAGTTTCAAGTAATGGCAAAAACTATCAAATCCACAGCCTGGTCGAATTAGGCAAAAAGCACAATATCAATCGTTTACCTTACAGTCTGAAAATTTTACTTGAGAATTTATTAAGGCATGAAAATGGTGTCGATGTCACCAAAGAAGACATTGAGGCACTATGTAACTGGGATGCAAAAGCACAGCCTTCGACAGAAATCGCTTTCACGCCATCAAGAGTGGTTTTACAGGATTTTACAGGTGTTCCGGCAGTTGTTGATTTGGCAGCGATGCGCGATGCGATGAAGAATTTGGGTGGTGATGTTCAAAAAATTAATCCTCTATCGCCGGCTGAGTTAGTTATTGATCACTCGGTACAAGTGGATAAGTACGGAAACCAATCGGCACAATCTGCCAATGAAGATATTGAATATCAAAGAAACATGGAGCGCTATGCGTTTTTGAAATGGGGTCAAAAAGCCTTTGATACTTTCAAGGTTGTTCCTCCCGGCAATGGAATTGTGCATCAGGTGAATTTGGAAAAACTTGCTCGTGTCACATTTGGAGTTGAAAAAGACGGTGTTTTACAAGCCTATCCGGATACAGTTGTGGGAACTGATTCTCACACAACTATGATTAACGGAATTGGAGTTCTGGGCTGGGGAGTTGGAGGAATTGAAGCCGAAGCAGCGATGTTGGGTCAGGCTATTTCTATGTTGATTCCTCAAGTTGTCGGATTCAAACTGACCGGAAAATTACCAGAAGGTACAACAGCAACGGATTTGGTTCTGACAATAGTGGAAATGCTGAGAAAACACGGAGTGGTTGGGAAGTTCGTAGAGTTTTACGGTGATGGTTTGCAAAACTTACCTTTGGCAGATCGGGCAACCATTGCTAATATGGCTCCGGAATATGGTGCAACGTGCGGAATTTTCCCGGTAGATGCGGAAGCAGTTAAATACCTGAGACTATCAGGGAGATCTGATGAAGAAGTTGAATTAGTCGAAGCTTATGCAAAGGCTCAAGGAATGTGGCATACAGCGGACTCTGTTGATGCAGAATACTCATCCACTTTGGAATTGGATATGAGTACGGTTGTACCGAGTATTTCCGGACCAAAACGCCCTCAGGATCGAATTGCTCTTTCAGAGTCCAAAGCGAAATTCCAAACCCTTTTTGCCGATATGGAAAAGGGCAGAGAGAAAAAATCGGTAGCAGTGACGACAGAACATGGTAGTTTTGATCTTAAAGATGGTGATATTACAGTTGCTGCAATTACTTCTTGTACCAATACATCCAATCCGGCAGTCATGATTGGAGCCGGTTTGTTAGCGAAAAATGCTGCTGAAAAAGGTTTGAAAGTAAAACCTTGGGTTAAAACATCATTAGCACCGGGCTCACGTGTGGTGACACAATATTTGGAAAGTGCAGGAGTTCTGGACGATTTGGAAAAATTGAATTTCTTCGTCGTTGGTTACGGTTGTACAACATGTATCGGAAACTCAGGTCCTTTAGATCCGGCAATTTCTAAAGCCATACAAGATAATGGTCTGGTGGCTACATCGGTTTTATCAGGTAATCGTAATTTTGAAGGTCGTATTCATGCCGATATTAAAATGAATTTCCTTGCATCTCCTCCTTTGGTTGTCGCTTATGCGTTGGCAGGAACGGTTGATTTTGATTTGTATAATGATTCACTTGGAAATGACAAAGATGGCAATCCTGTTTATCTGAAAGACATCTGGCCAAGCACTCATGATGTGGCGCAAGCGATTGCTGAGAACATCAATGCTGATATGTTCAACAAGGGTTATGCCGGCGTGTTTGAGGGTGATGATAACTGGAAAGCAGTTAAAACCTCAGAGTCAGAAATCTTCGAATGGCAAGATGATTCCACATACATTAAAAACCCTCCATACTTTGATGGTATGACACTGCAAGCAGGTAGCATTGAAGATATTTCCGGTGCAAGATGTTTAGCAAAATTGGGTGATAGTGTGACAACAGACCATATTTCTCCGGCAGGAGCGATAGCGGTTGACTCACCGGCCGGTAAATACCTTAATGAGAAAGGTGTAGAACGCAAAGATTTTAACTCTTATGGTTCTCGTCGTGGTAATCACGAAGTGATGATGCGTGGTACATTTGCCAACATCAGACTTCGCAATCAATTGGCTCCAGGTACTGAAGGTGGATGGACACGTCATCAGCCAACTGATAAAGAAATGTCGATTTACGATGCTTCCCGTATTTATGCTGAAGAGGGAACTCCTTTGGTTGTTGTTGCCGGTAAAGAATACGGAACAGGTTCGTCAAGAGATTGGGCGGCGAAAGGAACAAACTTACTTGGTGTTAAAGCAGTTATTGTTGAAAGTTTTGAAAGAATTCATCGCTCCAACCTTGTTGGAATGGGCGTTTTACCATTGCAATTTAAAGATGGTGAAAGTGCCGACTCATTAGGTTTAACCGGTCATGAAACATATTCAATCACAGGTTTGGAAAACGGAGCTTCTAAAGTCGCTCAGGTTACTGCAAAAACCAATGACGGCAAAAAGACACATTTTGAAGTGATAGTCAGAATTGATACTCCAAAAGAAGTTGAATACATGCAACACGGCGGTATTCTGCAATATGTGCTAAGACAATTAGCTCAGTCATAAAATTTCACATTGTGAATTTAAAAAAGGCAGCTCATTGAGTTGCCTTTTTTGTTTTATATTCCAAAAATACCATTTACTAAAACTTTATACTGGTTAGAATAGTAGCTCAGAATTAAACAGGGGAAATAAAATGGGAAGCAGTAAAATCAAGGTTTTTGTTGTTTTAGCAGTTATCTTTGGAGCTATAGCTATGCTTTTTATGGCATTTGGAATCAACAATGCCGGACACCGAACGGTTGTCCAATATCCAACAGGTAAACTTTATGTGAAATTCTCACCGGGTATTTATCCAATCTGGTTCGGAACGACAGAGGTTTATAATGATGTTATAACGTTTGATTATGACAAAACCATCGCAGAAGCTGATTCATCCATTGACCAGCAAGGTATTTCGGTTCGTTATCAGGACGGTGGTACAGGAACAGTCTATGGAAAAGCACGGTTCACCTTACCATCGGATGAAGAAACCATGTTGCACTTGCACAAGGATTTTCGTTCTAACCGAGGTGTTGCTCAAAAACTCATAAAATCAATCACAGAAGAAGGTATGAATCTGACGGCTGGTTTAATGAGCTCAGAAGAGGCTTATGCTGAAAAAAGAAGTATTTTCACCCAATGGGCGAATCAACAGATTTCCAAAGGTAAGTTTCAAACTAAACTGGAAAAAATCACCACGGTTGATGAAGGTACCGGAAAAACTGTGACTAAGAATATTCCGGTTATTAGTTATGGTGAAAACGGACTACCGATACATGTTGCCAGTGACATGGAAAAGTACGAAATCAGCGTTACCGGTTTTCAAATCACCGATTGGGACTTTGAGCCAAAAACATTGCAACAAATTGCCACCAAAAGGGAAGCAACCATGGCAATTATCACAGCTAAGGCGAATGCCGAAAGAGCGAAACAAGATGCTATTACTTCAGAAGAACAAGGTAAAGCTAATGTGATGACTGCTAAATATGAAAAAGAAGTGGTAAAAGCTCAGGCGATTGTTGATGCACAAAGAGAAAAAGAAATCGCTGTGATTGCCGCCGAACGACAAGTTGAAGTCGCCAGACAATTAAAACTGGAAGCTGAACAGAAAAAACTGGCAGCCGCTGAATACAAGCAAGAACAAATTCTTCGTGGTGAAGGTGATGCCGAATATAAGAAATTGGTAATGGAAGCCGATGGAGCCCTCCAACAAAAACTCGAAACCTATCAAAGAGTCATGGGCTATTTTGCCAAAGCTGTAGAAAGCCAGAAGTGGGTTCCTGAAATTCAAATGAGTAGCAATGGCTCCGAAGGTGGTGGTGATGCCGCCATGGCACTGATTGAAATGCTCAGCGTAAAAACAGCAAAAGACTTAGCATTGGATTTATCGGTTAATAACAACAAGAAATAAGCACTCAGATAATCATTAATAATAAAGGCAGCTCATTGAGTTGCCTTTATTATTTATAAACACTTTTAAAAAAGTTAAAAAATGGAGTAACAATGTAAGGACTCATCGATGCATCAACGATAAAAATCTCATTGGGAACAAGTTTTTTGTCAACAGTTGAAATACATTGTTTTAGCGAATCTAAAACTGTGTAATTTTCGGAGAGCTGTATATCATCTATATATAGAATCAAGACAGTTATATCATTTAAATTAGTTTTTGATTTTGATAATTTTGGAAGTTTATTATTTAATGCCTGAGTTAATCTTTTTACTCTTTCTTCCTTCATATCAGAAGGAGTGGAGAACATTACTGAGAAGTTGTTACTTGATGGAGGTACATTCCTGTATAAATGCAATGAATATTTAAACGGTATGTCTTTTTTGGAGCCGACTATTGATATTGGAATTTTATCACCATTTTGGCATTTTTTGACTATAAGTTTTGCACTTTCAATTATCCAGTTCTTTAACTGAGCTTTTATTTGTTCTTGTTTAGATTTTTTTACATAAGTATCTGCATCAATATTGATTAACAAATTTAGTTTAGGGCTTGATGGCAATATTTCTTTAAGCTCTTTCTCTAGCCCATCCCATAAAAATTTTAATTTATGAGATTGAGCTATTTGATTTGAAAAACTTTCAACCTGTGTTATTTCTACCCAAACATTTTGATTCTTATATTTAGCATGAATATCTACTGCTTTATTAGTTCTATCAACCTCATCAGGAAAGGCTAATATTTCTATAGGGACACCTATTTGTCGAAAGGTTTCTATGAAAATTTTTTCCTCAGTTGTTTTTATATTTCTCACTTATCAAAAAGGCAACTTCAAAGAATTATCCACTTTCAATATTTGCTCTCTGAATTCTTCTTTGATACGGTTCAAAGCCTCTTCATTATCGGCATCGAAGCGTAGGACCAAACACGGTGTGGTGTTGGAACATCTGACCAAACCCCAACCATCGGCAAAATCGGCACGAATTCCGTCAATTGTAGTGAGATGGGCATCCGGAAAGCTGGCAGATTTCTGGAACTTTTCCATAAAGGCATAGTTTTCGCCTTCTTGGGTATGACATTTGAGTTCCGGAGTGCTGACACTATTTGGTAACTCATCAAAAACGTCCTGAGCCGGACGACCTTCCTGATCGAGGATTTCAAGCAGCCTAGCAGCAGCATAAATACCGTCATCGAAACCATACCAGCGTTCATTGAAGAAGAAATGCCCGCTCATTTCACCGGCTAATGCGGCATTGGTTTCTTTGATTTTTGCTTTGATAAAGGAGTGCCCGGTTTTCCAAATAATTGGTAAACCACCATTTTTAACAATTTCTTTGGGCAAATGTCCGGTGCATTTCACATCGAAGATGATGCTTGCACCCGGCTGACGAATAAGTACATCTTTGGCGAAAAGCATGAGCAATCGATCCGGATAAATAATTTCACCGGATTTTGTCACCACACCCAGTCGATCGGCATCACCGTCAAATGCAATCCCGATGTCAGCATCGGTGGATTTGACCGCTGTAATCAAATCTTGTAAGTTTTCTGGGACGCTTGGATCAGGATGGTGATTCGGGAAGCTACCATCAATTTCGCAATGTAATGGAATGACTTCGCAACCAATTTCTTCAAGAACTTGCGGGCCAACCTCACCGCCAATTCCGTTTCCACAATCAACGACCACTTTCAATTCATCATCAAGCTGAATGTCAGAAGAGATGTAATCAACATAATCATCAGCAATATCCATCTTTTGTTCACTGGCATCACCAGTCGCTAAATCATTATTAATAATTGAATAATACAAATCCATAATCAACTCACCGGATAAAGTTTCACCGTTGAGCATTATTTTCAAACCGTTATAATTTGGCGGATTGTGACTTCCTGTCAGCATCACACCGGAACCCACTTCCAAATGATGAGTGGCAAAGTAAAGGACACCTGTTGGTACAGCTCCAATATTGATTACATTACAACCACTTTTTAACAAACCTTCAACCAGGGCTTCTAGTAATTTTTTACCGGATAAACGACCATCACGAGCAACAACAATGCTGTTTTTTCCACGATTCAGGTTCTCAGTTCCGATAGCCTGACCGATGAGTCTGACAGCATCTGTCGTTAAAACTTCATCAACGATGCCTCGGATGTCATAAGCTCTGAATATACTTTTATCAATTTGATTGGTTTCTTTCATATCTGGTATTGCAGGGATATTTTCCGGTTTATTAATAGATTTTGTAGAATCCGAATTGTTTTCGCCACTGCCTGAATCTGTAATTTCGTTTCTGGCCTTAGGAATATAGACGGGTTGTGGTTGAGATTGTTTCTGTTTCAATTCTTTCAGCTTCTTCAGAATATTCAGAACGACTGCGACAAGGAGCAAAATTGACGACAACATGCCAATAATAGCTGACATCATTGTCATTCCTTTGAGTAAATAACTTGGTTCAGGAAATGAACTGTCAATGCTGAAATAGCTATTCTCAACCTTGTATGAATTTGAGACTTGATTCTCCGCATTGGAAAGATTTCCCCATGATTTCAACCTGACAGTGACGAATTGACTGGATGTTTGCTTGAGGACAATATAACCATTCGTAACATTGAGTTGAGGGAGACTTCTTAAAATCTCATCGACAGGAAGACTGATTATCAGGTAACGGTCTGATTGATTGTCCAAAATGTGAATAAAATTCAAATATTGGTCTTTTTGTCCATAAAGATGAATTTCCGCAACCGGATTTTTATTGTCCTTTTTGGCAATTTTCAACATATCCAATGTTGCATAATTAATACCCGGAAATGCTTCAGGGGTAATATCGACAAGATTTTGATTGTTAATCAGAACTCGTAAAGCATTTGGGAGCTTTTCTTTAATCGACTGAATGATTAAATCATCATTTTCTTCGGATTGCTCAGCAAGTACTGATGAAATTGTATTATTAACTTTTTGTGTCGTCGCTTGATAATTGGTTTTGACTTGAGATGCAATGGCACTGGAGTGATCGCTCATTTGTTTTTTTAATGAGGACTCTTCATTAATATCTAAAACGGTTTTACCAAATACAATGATTGCAATTATCGAAACAACAAGCAATAAACCCCAGATAAGTGTGATATTTAAATCGAGTGGTAGTTTCTTGAATGATGTTTTCTTGCTGATCATTTTTATTATTCTTTCTATTTATGCAACACCTGAGTGACCAAATCCACCTTCGCCTCTTTCGGAATCATTAAATTCTTCAACTACCTCAAACTGAGCTTGTATAATTGGTACAAAAACCATTTGAGCAATTCGGTCTCCGCGATTGATTGTATAATCTTTATCGGAACGATTCCAGCAGGAGACAAACAATTGTCCTTGATAGTCTGAGTCGATTAAGCCGACCAGATTGCCTAAAACCAATCCATGCTTATGACCCAAGCCGGAACGTGGCAATATTGTGGCTGCCATATTATTATCTTTGATATGGATTGCTAGTCCTGTAGGAATCAATACAGTTTCTCTTGATGCGACCTTTAGAGGTTCTTCTATACAAGCGCGCAAATCCAATCCCGCAGAGCCATCTGTTGCATATTGAGGGAGACCGAATTCTTTATTGAAGTCCTTATTTAATACTTTGAGTTCAATTTTCTTCACTAAAACACTCATAAAAAAACATTCAGAATTTTAACTTATCCTCATAACATTAACCACATCTGATAGGAAAATTCTTACAAGACTTTAGGAAAACAGCCAATGACATAACATGATTGTTATTAATAGAATACGCGTTTTTGGAAGAGATTCAATGAGTATTCGTAACTGGCCGGAAACAGAAAGACCTCGTGAAAGATTGATTAAATACGGAGCTTCGCATTTGAGCAATGCGGAATTACTGGCGATTTTTTTAAGAACAGGAATTGAAGGGAAAACAGCATTGGATTTAGCTCGAGATTTATTATCAGAATTTGGTGATATTGGTCGAATTATTGAGGCTGATTTTGAGTCATTTGCAAAAATTAAAGGTCTGGGAATTGCCAAATATTGTCAATTAAAAGCCACATTAGAGATAATGAAACGACATTTCCAATGCAAAGTTGAAGAGAGTGCGTCGTTCACTAATCCTGAGCTCGTTGAAACCTATCTCCTTAGTCAGTTTCCACAAACAGAAAATGAAGTTTTTGCTTGTATATTGCTGGATAATAAGCACCGGCTTATCGAGTTTGAAGTTTTATTTAAAGGCACAATTAATCAAACTCAGGTTTATCCTCGAGTGGTGGCTCAAATTTGCTTAAAGAAAAATGCAGCAGCAATAATTTTTGCACACAATCACCCTTCCGGAGATTTAACACCAAGTGATTCTGACCAACAAATCACAGAAAAACTGAAAGAGTCATTGAAATTAATTGATGTCAGAGTTTTGGATCATTTTATCATTGGGAAAAACCAAACTCTTTCAATGGCTCAGCAAGGTTTTATGTAATATATTGTAAAATTTGTGATTGTTGTTCTGTATTTTGTAACTGGAGTGTATTAAACTGCGTTCAAGAGTAGCTATCGAAACAACTTCAAAATCTTGAATGAATTACGAAGAAAAAGCGGCATTTCTTGTTGAAAAAGGCAAGTATAAACGCGCTGTAAAACTAATGACAAAATGTATAAAGAATGATCCTGACGATCATCGTCTTTATCGCATTCGTTTTGAGTACGGGCAATTCATTCCTTTCGATAAACTCTATCACGAAGCTGCTGAAGATTTTTTTAATGACCTGCTTTCCAGGCAAGCATCCGGGAATGTAATCCACGATCATTATTCAGTTTATATGAGTACAACTCAGGGTCGGATTGCCTTGAGTGATGAATTACTGGTGAATTTAGCCGGAATTTTTGCCGGTTATGGATTTATTAATGATGCCGTTTATCTGATAAATCGTATGATTCGCAAAAACGCTAAACCGGAAGGGTTAGTTGATGCCATTATCTCATTGGTCAACTATTACATTGATAACCAACAAAAGCAAAAATCAACTCAGTATGTTCAATATCTGGTTGATTTTCATCCGGCACATCCAATGACACGGTACATTATTCGAGTCTATAAACAAGCTCGATAAAACTACTTTTTAAACTCTACAATTTTCGATTCAGAAAATGTGTTTTTCTTAAAGTTGCTGAATGATTTGACTTGTCGCAGAATTCCCTGGGCATCAATTCCGGCTTCTTGTAAAAGATCATCTCTGCTACCATGATCCTGATAGAAATCAGGTAAGCCGAGGTTCAATACTTTTGCTTTCGACTGAATGCTGTTGAGGTATTCGTTCACGCCACTTCCGGCTCCACCTTTGATAACATTGTCTTCAACCGTCACGATTAAACTGTGTTTTGCTTGAATTTCAGTAATTAACTCTTCATCCAGTGGTTTTACAAACCGCATATTGACTACGGTTGCATCTAATGTTTCAGCAGCTACATTGGCAGCTTCCAAAGTTGTACCAAATGCCAAAATTGCAATTTTGGAACCTTTTCTGACAATAGTCCCTTTTCCAATTGGCAATTTCTCCATTTTGGGCTGAATTGCAACTCCAATTCCTGAGCCACGAGGGTAACGCACTGCTGCCGGTGTTCCCAATGTGAAACCGGTATAAAGCATTTGGCGGCATTCGTTTTCATCAGACGGTGCCATAATTGTCATGTTTGGAACACAACGTAAAAAACTCAAATCCATGTTTCCGGCATGAGTGGCACCATCAGGTCCGACCACGCCACCACGATCAATAGCAAATAAAACCCCAAGGTTTTGAATCGCTACGTCATGTATTAATTGGTCATAAGCTCTTTGCAGGAAACTGGAATAGATAGCAACCACAGGAACAACGCCTTCACAAGCCATTCCTGCGGCTAAAGTAACAGCATGTTGCTCGGCAATTCCGACATCATAATACCTTTTGGGAAATAATTTAGAGAACTCAACCAAGCCCGAGCCTTCACGCATCGCCGGAGTAATTCCGACCAGACGATTATCATCGCGTGCCATGTCACAAAGCCATTGTCCAAAAACCTGTGTGTATGATGGCAAGCTCGGCTTGTTAGCCGGTTGTACACCAATGTTACGATCAAATGGAGAAACAGCATGGTATTTGATTGGATCGCTTTCAGCGGGTTTATAGCCCTTGCCTTTTTTAGTGATGATATGCAGAAATTTGGGGCCTTTGGTTTCTTTGATGATACTCAAGGTTTTTACCAGTTGATTGACATCATGACCATCAATAGGTCCGAAATACAAAAATCCGAGTTCTTCAAATAGTGTCGATGGAATCAACATTCCTTTAGTGTGTTCTTCCCAGCGTGACATGAATTTCCACAGCCATGAATCCCTTTTCATGATGCGTTTGGATTTCTCCCTCATCTTGTTATAAAAACGTCCACTGACAATTTTTATCAACATTCTGGCAAAAGCGCCAACATTAGGAGAAATTGACATTTCATTTTCGTTCAAAACAACCAACATATCAGGCTCTAAATCACCGCCATGATTTAATGCTTCAAACGCCATCCCGGCAGTCATTGCACCATCACCGATTACTGCTACGGTTTTACGGTCAACCCCTTGTTGTTTGGATGCTAAAGCCATTCCTAAAGCTGCGCCAATCGAAGTGGACGAATGACCAACGCCAAACGTGTCATACTCACTTTCAAAGCGCTTTGGAAAAGGGGCAAGACCGTCTTTTTTCTTGATGGTTTCAATTCGATCTTTACGGCCGGTCAATATTTTGTGCGGATAAGCCTGATGTCCAACGTCCCAAACAATTCGGTCGTGAGGAGTATCAAACACATAATGCAACGCAACAGTTAATTCAACTGTTCCCAAACCGGAACCAAAATGACCACCGGAATTTGATACAGAATCAATTAAAAACTCCCTCAACTCATCAGAAAATTGCTTTAACTGTGACTCAGGAAGCTGTCTCAAGTCACTCGGAGTGTTTACTCTATCCAACAATGTGTAAGAACTCATTTTAAGAAATAATTATTACCAGACCGAATATTATAACCGAAGTCAAGTGTGGAATTAGTAATTAGTAATGAGTAATTAATAATAAATGATTAACAATTGAAACAATTTAATGCAAAATCAACTACAGAAAAGTCATTAATTCTTTCAGCCGCTAAAATAGGAAATTTTTCATCATGAGTAACAATAACATTATCCTAGAGAAAACCTACAATTTTAGCATTCGAATTGTTAAACTTTATAAATACATGGTTTCAAACCAAAAAGAGTACACTTTATCTAAACAAATACTCCGTTCAGGAACGTCCATAGGTGCTAATGTTGAAGAAGCAATCGGTGGAATTTCAAAAAAGACTTCATATCAAAACTCACAATTTCATACAAAGAAGCAAGAGAGACTCACTACTGACTCAGACTTTTAAAAGATACTGGATACATGAACACTTCTCAATATGAGCCTCTA containing:
- the dxs gene encoding 1-deoxy-D-xylulose-5-phosphate synthase yields the protein MSSYTLLDRVNTPSDLRQLPESQLKQFSDELREFLIDSVSNSGGHFGSGLGTVELTVALHYVFDTPHDRIVWDVGHQAYPHKILTGRKDRIETIKKKDGLAPFPKRFESEYDTFGVGHSSTSIGAALGMALASKQQGVDRKTVAVIGDGAMTAGMAFEALNHGGDLEPDMLVVLNENEMSISPNVGAFARMLIKIVSGRFYNKMREKSKRIMKRDSWLWKFMSRWEEHTKGMLIPSTLFEELGFLYFGPIDGHDVNQLVKTLSIIKETKGPKFLHIITKKGKGYKPAESDPIKYHAVSPFDRNIGVQPANKPSLPSYTQVFGQWLCDMARDDNRLVGITPAMREGSGLVEFSKLFPKRYYDVGIAEQHAVTLAAGMACEGVVPVVAIYSSFLQRAYDQLIHDVAIQNLGVLFAIDRGGVVGPDGATHAGNMDLSFLRCVPNMTIMAPSDENECRQMLYTGFTLGTPAAVRYPRGSGIGVAIQPKMEKLPIGKGTIVRKGSKIAILAFGTTLEAANVAAETLDATVVNMRFVKPLDEELITEIQAKHSLIVTVEDNVIKGGAGSGVNEYLNSIQSKAKVLNLGLPDFYQDHGSRDDLLQEAGIDAQGILRQVKSFSNFKKNTFSESKIVEFKK